In Hermetia illucens chromosome 1, iHerIll2.2.curated.20191125, whole genome shotgun sequence, one genomic interval encodes:
- the LOC119661284 gene encoding muscle-specific protein 20-like yields the protein MPGGRPVWQVAGKRIPEEEAQAQQWIETVIGERFPPGVRYEDALRNGIILCKLMNKLAPGSIQKINVSGGDYKMMDNISQFQRACTRYGVPDVDLFQSTDLWDYKNIALVTQTIFALGRCTYKHPEYRGPHLGPRPAEENRRDFSEDQLRASEGIIGLQAGTNRGATQSGQSFGATRKILLGK from the exons GTTGCCGGAAAGCGCATCCCAGAAGAGGAAGCTCAAGCTCAACAATGGATCGAGACTGTCATTGGTGAACGCTTCCCACCCGGTGTTCGTTATGAGGATGCTCTCCGCAATGGCATCATTTTGTGTAAATTGATGAACAAGTTGGCGCCTGGAAGCATCCAGAAAATCAATGTTTCTGGTGGAGATTATAAAATGATGGATAATATCAGCCA GTTCCAACGGGCTTGCACTAGATACGGTGTACCTGATGTCGATTTATTCCAGTCGACTGACTTGTGGGACTACAAGAACATTGCTCTTGTCACGCAAACTATCTTCGCTCTTGGACGTTGT ACTTATAAACATCCTGAATACCGTGGACCACATCTAGGACCACGACCAGCTGAAGAAAATCGCCGCGACTTCTCAGAGGATCAACTGCGTGCCAGTGAGGGTATTATTGGTCTTCAGGCCGGAACCAATAGAGGTGCAACCCAATCAGGTCAAAGCTTCGGTGCCACCCGCAAAATTTTACTTGGCAAGTAA